One window from the genome of Leishmania panamensis strain MHOM/PA/94/PSC-1 chromosome 13 sequence encodes:
- a CDS encoding hypothetical protein (TriTrypDB/GeneDB-style sysID: LpmP.13.1360), translating into MHKPPKLSERRGRCLSGPPRSKPKPAEQPTSTGERKSGQSEVTSSTPSVDTSSSGCGDDTSLSSPLLTYGTTRERRTHRSLSHSRIQSGGGFRYLRAATATPDLAPSSAGPSMRLGSKAATFSPSPAPTSLPKELREDTTAWPLEKQPLTHTSRSFSPHSSTPAESSLARLRALAGLAPLQRFSYDSQMLSPDLYGNEESPLRHSCDVRVELGGSGPSSSAPSSCVSSPYTPDLVQRLSFLNGTSAQATLAVLQNDRLKRSRSDALMPPSLPIAESFQSEGKSVGQQCKGPPTVPTANDTATSARGSPFAESLGLASLRASALTTYRNEKDVDSGHSSGTASDSAQSTASALSRLRAANQYIASAAENCSNPHPYITSKNGVAGVGPAVDVAPAPHKLPTGSQRRTAAALLTPAHLAASSLSPGPGLPRPSIVSARLAQLRQRAPTSPTSLSPDAKAVAPVTSRRGTVQAPLPPSFINLSRLRRLENLQQPRRQPSTPPSDATPREDQECNSLPSPAATLEAALENAPQYRLLAEATAARGEATPVPPAAVDSDKSDLDPAKVQKRDALLPTPANALVSYKTSANQNVHHAAAKMGVRRARARKGAAAMKAKKERAVEAVVLKGTPAKGTRGKTRLANSPVWAKQLSKLRSLAAPVPVGETASERYTEPISNSFIVSAVAPPPHSPPEHSSQHLSSAVPIKSDKALLKRSVSSLPPSWSTSSPFAALASPSLHAALTQASAGLVTGRESADSIKLKDGVPDDEKCPRESTSSSFASVSPYYCYPSMMTRSTTAAAAAALVAAVNRTLAPTTVTTTSMADATELSSQPHMRTASTGSRKSRGGSSALQCVIFDTSSLLDSEPGVMNLVLEKWFVGIPFTVLDELDRMHKDRGGGGGSGKSDHAATTTTAAAAAAAPAGVSGTHDREWRRQRAHELRNWIAACLSDAAQGRLLLQKRTEVVQAYDLHATTNDDRILGYAVYLRQQRAATVLFVTEDKFLRIKASSELGKAYAYSDIRKLVGMPPLPKVSSTASQEKRNK; encoded by the coding sequence ATGCATAAGCCACCCAAGCTATCCGAACGACGCGGTCGGTGTCTCTCAGGCCCGCCACGGAGCAAGCCGAAGCCGGCGGAGCAGCCGACGAGCACTGGTGAAAGGAAAAGCGGTCAGTCAGAGGTGACATCCTCGACACCTAGCGTGGACactagcagcagcggctgtggTGATGACACATCActctcctcgccgctgctaaCGTACGGCACGACTCGagaaagacgcacacaccgatCGCTGAGTCACAGCAGAATTCAGAGCGGTGGCGGATTTCGCTACCTGCGCGCGGCCACGGCAACACCAGACCTGGCACCGTCTTCCGCAGGCCCAAGCATGCGGCTGGGTAGCAAAGCAGCGACGTTCTCTCCATCGCCTGCGCCAACGTCATTGCCGAAGGAGTTGCGCGAAGACACTACAGCATGGCCACTAGAGAAGCAGCCGTTAACTCATACCTCACGTTCGTTCTCCCCGCACTCCAGCACACCAGCGGAGTCCTCGCTGGCGAGGCTGCGGGCATTGGCTGGCCTGGCGCCCCTACAAAGGTTCTCGTATGATTCTCAGATGCTATCGCCAGATCTCTACGGCAACGAGGAGTCGCCCCTTCGTCATTCGTGCGACGTCAGGGTCGAACTCGGCGGCAGTGGTCCGTCGTCATCAGCGCCATCGTCGTGTGTGTCGTCGCCGTACACTCCTGATCTTGTCCAGCGCCTGTCTTTCCTGAACGGCACGTCTGCGCAGGCCACGCTGGCTGTGCTGCAGAATGACCGACTAAAGCGCTCCCGTAGTGATGCACTGATGCCACCGTCACTGCCCATCGCCGAATCCTTCCagagcgaaggaaagagcgtggggcagcagtgcaaaGGGCCACCGACGGTGCCGACTGCCAACGACACAGCGACTTCCGCTCGTGGCAGCCCCTTCGCTGAGTCGTTGGGCCTCGCCAGCCTGCGCGCCTCAGCTTTAACGACATATCGCAATGAAAAGGACGTGGACAGCGGTCATAGTTCTGGTACAGCGAGCGACTCGGCACAGTCCACCGCGTCAGCGCTAAGTCGCCTACGTGCCGCCAACCAGTATATAGCCTCCGCTGCTGAGAACTGCAGCAATCCGCATCCTTACATTACGTCCAAGAACGGTGTGGCTGGCGTCGGGCCTGCCGTTGATgtggcaccggcgcctcACAAACTGCCAACAGGATCACAGCGGAggacagccgcagcgctcTTGACCCCCGCGCATCTCGCGgcgtcctctctctcaccagGGCCAGGCCTGCCTCGACCATCCATCGTCTCAGCAAGACTTGCTCAGCTGCGCCAACGAGCACCGACGTCGCCGACATCGTTGTCTCCTGACGCGAAAGCGGTGGCCCCTGTGACGTCGCGGAGGGGGACAGTGCAGGCGCCGCTACCGCCTTCTTTCATAAATCTTTCACGCCTGCGTAGACTCGAGAACCTCCAGCAGCCACGTCGACAGCCGTCGACTCCGCCATCGGATGCGACCCCGCGTGAGGACCAAGAATGCAACTCACTCCCGTCACCGGCAGCAACTCTGGAAGCCGCGCTGGAGAATGCGCCACAGTACCGCTTGCTGGCTGAGGCCACTGCCGCGCGCGGTGAGGCCACCCCAGTACCGCCTGCAGCGGTCGACAGCGATAAGTCTGACTTGGACCCCGCCAAAGTGCAGAAGCGGGACGCGCTCCTTCCAACGCCAGCAAACGCGTTGGTGTCTTACAAGACCAGTGCGAATCAGAACGTTCACCACGCAGCCGCCAAAATGGGCGTACGCCGCGCACGAGCGCGAAAaggtgcggctgcgatgaaagcaaagaaggagagagcggtggAGGCTGTGGTGCTCAAGGGTACACCAGCAAAAGGCACCCGCGGTAAAACACGCCTTGCTAATAGCCCAGTGTGGGCGAAGCAGCTGAGCAAGCTGCGCAGTCTGGCAGCCCCGGTGCCGGTCGGCGAGACAGCGAGTGAGAGGTATACGGAGCCCATATCAAATTCGTTCATCGTGAGTGCCgtagcaccgccgccgcactcTCCGCCGGAGCACTCCTCACAGCACCTATCGTCTGCGGTGCCAATCAAGTCAGACAAGGCGCTGTTGAAGAGGAGTGTGTCGTCGTTACCGCCGTCCTGGTCGACCTCTTCGCCGTTTGCGGCCCTGGCCTCCCCGTCGCTTCAcgcggcgctgacgcagGCTTCGGCGGGACTCGTCACAGGGCGTGAGAGCGCTGACAGTATCAAGCTCAAAGATGGTGTCCCCGATGACGAGAAGTGCCCAAGGGAgtccacctcttcttcctttgcCTCCGTATCCCCGTACTACTGCTACCCGTCCATGATGACTCGCAGCActactgcggcagcggccgccgcttTAGTGGCAGCGGTCAATCGGACTTTGGCACCAACGACGGtgaccaccaccagcatGGCCGACGCGACGGAGTTGTCCTCTCAGCCTCACATGCGTACCGCCAGCACTGGCAGCCGCAAGAGCAGGggtggcagcagtgcactGCAGTGTGTCATTTTTGACACCTCCTCACTCCTCGACTCCGAGCCGGGTGTGATGAACTTAGTCTTGGAGAAGTGGTTCGTTGGCATCCCCTTTACTGTGCTCGACGAGTTGGACCGCATGCACAAGgaccgtggcggcggtggcggcagtggcaagaGCGACcatgccgccaccaccaccaccgctgcagcagcagcagcagcacccgccGGTGTGAGCGGCACGCACGATCGCGAGTGGCGCCGACAAAGGGCCCATGAGCTGCGCAACTGGATTGCAGCGTGCTTGAGCGATGCAGCACAGGGCCGCCTACTACTGCAGAAGCGGACGGAGGTTGTCCAGGCGTACGACCTGCATGCCACGACAAATGATGACCGCATTCTCGGCTACGCGGTCTACctcaggcagcagcgggcggcGACGGTCCTCTTTGTCACCGAGGACAAGTTCCTGCGCATCAAGGCGAGCTCGGAGCTGGGAAAGGCTTACGCCTACAGCGACATCCGCAAGCTGGTTGGCATGCCACCACTTCCGAAGGTGTCGTCGACGGCGtcgcaagagaagagaaataAGTAG
- a CDS encoding phosphoprotein phosphatase, putative (TriTrypDB/GeneDB-style sysID: LpmP.13.1370), which yields MQPIFALISNSSVLQRTFAATSEKSQGSSVQVPSTLDSAGGATTSEGDGHSSGTMPLIVRVTKSGTEPLQGAPPVSPPRRVSEIPESFQKRPPSIPWKPRFFPNSAGSQSPLGVETHLSTPVLNNARSSSPVCNSPCSSTEQTKEQESSTKSSSLTFKWVECDTSLSSLSVSQEVEWVEQKQTNAFFRVTPRSGEFVPLIEWLLRRGERGDVDAPAASQEDGGECTQAHFFSEDYLMRLCAAATAVLEKEPAVLELEVLEHDTLVVVGDIHGQFQDLYTSVLCLQYDRHQCNLDGRDRRFLFMGDYVDRGPHSLQVVLLLLALKVEYPTLVYLMRGNHEEERTSRVYGFLTEVTSSLGAATGAAVWSAVNKVFLDLPLAAIVQSLYMRFFVTHGGLSPTLQKVDDISRIDRRNYSCGNITADEDDIITGLLWSDPTNEVTMYDRNPRGCGFLFGTSASYTFCADNKFDFICRAHQVTMEGYMWMHNHHVVTVFSAPNYCGVNRNKGAVLVVKGRAWKPIFEQYDRADKDEKALARKEDFAFAAMFM from the coding sequence ATGCAGCCGATCTTCGCACTAATTTCGAACTCATCGGTCCTTCAGCGGACGTTCGCGGCGACGTCTGAAAAGTCACAAGGGAGTTCGGTGCAGGTGCCAAGTACCCTTGACTCTGCAGGGGGCGCAACTACATCGGAGGGGGATGGCCACTCCAGCGGGACCATGCCGCTGATCGTGCGAGTTACCAAGAGCGGCACAGAGCCCCTACAGGGGGCCCCGCCGGTGTCGCCTCCTCGACGCGTCAGTGAAATCCCCGAGTCTTTTCAAAAGCGCCCGCCGTCCATACCATGGAAGCCTCGGTTTTTCCCTAACTCTGCCGGCTCGCAGTCGCCGTTGGGAGTGGAAACACACCTGTCTACACCTGTCCTCAACAACGCCAGATCCAGCAGCCCCGTGTGCAACTCGCCGTGCAGTTCGACAGAGCAAACCAAGGAGCAAGAGAGTTCTACCAAAAGCTCCTCCTTGACGTTCAAGTGGGTGGAATGCGATACGAGCCTGTCAAGCTTGTCGGTCAGCCAAGAGGTCGAATGGGTCGAGCAGAAGCAGACGAACGCCTTCTTTCGTGTGACGCCGCGCAGCGGGGAGTTTGTGCCGCTGATtgagtggctgctgcgccgcggcgagcGCGGCGACGTTGATGCACCGGCGGCATCGcaggaggacggcggcgagTGCACGCAGGCTCACTTCTTCAGCGAGGACTACCTCATGAGGTtgtgcgccgcggcgactgcggtgctggagaaggagccagcggtgctggagtTGGAGGTACTGGAACACGAcacgctggtggtggtgggcgacATCCATGGCCAGTTCCAGGACCTCTACACGAGCGTGCTCTGCCTGCAGTACGACCGGCACCAGTGCAACCTGGACGGACGCGACCGCCGCTTCCTGTTCATGGGCGACTACGTGGACCGCGGCCCGCACAGCctgcaggtggtgctgctgctgctggcgctgaaAGTGGAGTACCCGACGCTGGTGTACCTGATGCGTGGCAaccacgaggaggagaggacgtCGCGGGTGTACGGCTTCCTGACGGAGGTGACGTCGTCGCTCGGCGCCGCAaccggcgcggcggtgtggaGCGCCGTGAACAAGGTGTTCCTCGACCTGCCGCTGGCTGCTATCGTGCAGTCACTGTATATGCGCTTCTTTGTTACTCACGGCGGCCTCTCGCCAACCTTGCAGAAGGTGGATGATATCTCGAGGATCGATCGGCGCAACTACAGCTGCGGCAACATCACTGCTGATGAGGATGACATTATCACGGGCCTTCTCTGGTCAGACCCCACGAACGAGGTGACCATGTATGATCGAAACCCTCGCGGCTGCGGCTTCCTGTTTGGCACATCAGCCTCGTACACGTTCTGCGCTGACAACAAATTTGATTTTATCTGCCGCGCACATCAGGTGACGATGGAGGGCTACATGTGGATGCACAACCATCACGTCGTGACGGTGTTCTCCGCCCCAAATTACTGCGGCGTGAACAGGAATAAAGGCGCCGTGCTTGTTGTAAAGGGGCGCGCCTGGAAACCCATCTTCGAGCAGTACGACAGAGCTGACAAGGATGAGAAGGCGCTGGCCCGCAAGGAGGACTTCGCGTTCGCGGCTATGTTCATGTAG